The Hymenobacter sp. 5317J-9 genome has a window encoding:
- a CDS encoding LysM peptidoglycan-binding domain-containing protein, which yields MTNTTLANALKAAISNGELDLVAFQAAQPVAALGAMLSLLYPDAAQAALRLALTAADIVLDGPNKLTVSGTTATGQGLYGSQDGQPAQLVFEGATGNADRATLTATLAGFKLSDLTDYGLVPADGTGLDLLGALEFGGVALAASSLANTLDLGTTTSENALSILSALNIELTELGFAFQRKVTGSAVDEPELKLVVSGLFATINTRLSIQLPVDGAAVANQWYLNFTSDPDKAPAISIGNIPFLPAGMNLASMLPASLAGLANFGLLRLGLIFDAKLKTITWLTVEVGVTQWQITSGFTIERVAVQLVVINPFGSTDRVVSPAIMGRFAFDDTGVNYLSVLLAPQGPYWEILLNANFELTGLSSVAKLPGGIDVKSLALPADFDSPTAVIELNTFRILFDPKAAKLQSLTLDVDVDFTWWLWDDKIGLANPAVFINKEPEGTVGSIHGSVIIGPVWFLLSAEKTDDAWVLSGGVAPDMPVKIVDLIEFLGLGVPQGWDLTVQELNLTVSIDSATSLKTFAFRMVLSKVLEIPELNFSIDEARLSLLKTPTLTSGAIGGRANVFGLDIDAEYTFGDPKDPNDGVLTFKLWGGTGSMKLKTPYVLTVTIPANLSLGQLLTFLINAVRPGEDITLPDPWSVLNQIKLGSFGFKIDFTNKTVSATLGLDVNLGFVAIQEVALTYSLTTKEVSFGISKGSFLGGAAPLPKPWNAADPSQAPAVPGQGSKVFDLQFLGMGQHVLPVGGPNTKSVADAIAQLRAAFKPDGQKVPPLPTTLEFSAGTNWLIGTQFTVVQMVDLSIVFYDPQLYGLLLSVTGGNFKNLKFEVLYKKVSDTVGVYQINLVLPDFIRNLDFGYVSVTLPGLKLWIYTDGGFKVDLGFPADNDFSQSFAIQALPFTGAGGFYFGVLQSESGQHVPVSSCGTFSPVIIFGLGLRLGIGKSIDKGILKAGLSLTVQGILEGTLAFYNPYSSVNPALLTAGACPAAQPNELYYYVTGNVAIVGTVYGSIDFAIISASLNITVTIGVRLVVETAKALLVTFYAGVSVALEVSINLGFFSIKISFSFKTTISESFRIGSDNPNPFWGKSSSRFGALRPKTTLLTRLDAPSHDYTLPIPIMNWQAPSTLPAEQLDLFFVPQYTVAGLESEGYTTKHPQCVAMLFVKNYLGPADPGGAKTSFTKLARGVLTWVFQAYFSEKPGHDPDILQQLVTLENLQEIGNYFAQTSASGAPEAPFGYADVQYFLKTYAPLVLSPPPGAGAAEEGLVTVFPMIPLLKLVSDDYSVDFGTGPLLADQAYLEGIRAYFRELAVQFENEAEQPDTGATALNEDQQTLATFMFTDYFALLAKQLVQYAEDDFRNAAVVVKAGDSLASLAREYAHYGLDTAELAYANRLRPLQTGRHLTIRGARHLVQHGEQLADIYGRFEGLHASAALGQAEPLPAGSTITLPPFQHRVAAGGPATLLHVARAYELPVEQLARDNADVADLFIAGRRLVFPMAEQMTVTEILDRLETGQRYEHLSGLASRVMLSGLRPESPVDSPFKGARASLFELSGQQFDATKLKLNEVVQVQPASGQAIDWITFENPGTEEAPPSTGVPVSNDLLQLILDLGSSAFDPAATFENPAEYRIQQKRFALSTSVAWSHPDAPPHRLGHRAAPAASTPSYLWSFPDNLQQFLYRYAALAPGLRLYEQHQENLNVQSDPQPLSPAALGTLLNLTVGLIPAQGATSAYTYALQGVDEAGTRQLQYLLNYLKAGTAQELVIDTIQVLYATPKANSSTVVPPGMMSDGVANTELFLLQTNLSTISHPSTRAGLAQSAATNLLGMDAYRFLELLWECSIVRSGGYYFYYRNTQAGTGLPDYLFNKTTTAQLSLLITYKPAVVPQPLADTAFPAPDFLNCLVLEQPVDVSDTVLYLETLSPEAVTPSAFDPIFQEKVATVLPGTLALQLLRPNPNALLYHQLSGTQPVLKQLQELFNLLEYNIAGPAADFAATRPALPLGPTRDEQPDPNPDASLLVPQDVPADWRYHAVVPAYPFAKASVSPPAGLTAKDPYGGTGKTVRLDFNMLDMFGNRLDHQAPTLPESAGWPVLERPLRYTDNLISLAGLPNLAAAYRIEPGLDGAPAKLRLALTFYASRYADANLNGKNQKALSDLEVYKTAFFQWSQPDVVFALSCSLQQGALVPDAPAGPVLTAFLGNIWLLLHELVKEPDSLLAPDNLTASLSADVAANNPLDVFPLTVELAVARTANIDPQFAQVAAVARAASAVPPDIDHASTEGELPPIRRFATELEKAFPGLKAGTGLPAQPEQVKPAHLPLPEGEEPKARPADIWLVRVAATASAPGLYFQLAAGAPNYFAPKPLSVTLLSRPDQRHPNPVRIYPYATGTGINKGLYTTQHFSGVDIENMAQQFLAALDLVLTSSFSVPAWIVDQEGGSAAGHPFQQLLDAKRRIAKAIANTVTSVLTPVLLPGSPEQVQAAEQFEQQLLIQLSSAYTIQTIIQSPVAVQSPYAPDQAPQLFGKAVDAGGGAANASQPDYAFSASKVALPNTGSSYLTWMFDTTRLGEFSSLRIALDYEITALEHDFTSVAGIDNYRGSSWISFINPFVVAGNTASAPLFDLDIPVPLRAYPPAPSLTGQDFAAAVPQFGQQPDPKPLTLEDAEQWSYLFDYNFNAASQDIVYANLQLNYRDPGALFRTAQDDVPDLLEALLQFNAVYPAIAADLNQYLAGPEIDPTNALPALQAFAWLAGRAANAWGLWHENEQRLRSRLQALPKSELNYRISQYENQQKALEVKLEDITTPADRPNSPAPKTYALPAIGIAGYTAAPVEKDGAKFFTYTATEPPHAPLLWNQRNSVPQRRVTLPGLHILAEETAWSGIYVTRNECLQKDPGGNCLGNTNPDFIYRTPIVRFVNVQVPLLDPAGEIALTSLVTPAGQYPLSTYLAAFFGQLPAERSIKMDASYTYPLTEDGLPTDDPLTVTVPVLLFPPYLFKGAPDCDPAKPNSLTAQLAAAINAWVSQQVPAPRQKLGKLVFSFELFSSQSEAKLPILRLRQLTLPLAAITFPS from the coding sequence ATGACCAATACCACACTTGCCAACGCCCTGAAGGCCGCCATCAGCAACGGCGAACTGGACCTGGTGGCGTTTCAGGCCGCCCAGCCAGTGGCCGCGTTGGGCGCGATGCTTAGCCTCCTCTACCCCGACGCGGCCCAGGCCGCGCTGCGCCTGGCCCTGACCGCCGCCGACATCGTGCTCGATGGCCCCAACAAGCTCACCGTGAGCGGCACCACGGCTACCGGCCAGGGCCTCTACGGCAGCCAGGATGGCCAGCCGGCGCAGCTCGTGTTTGAAGGTGCCACCGGCAACGCCGACCGCGCCACGCTCACGGCCACGCTGGCGGGCTTCAAGCTGAGCGACCTGACCGACTACGGCCTGGTGCCGGCCGATGGCACGGGCCTGGACCTGCTGGGCGCCCTGGAGTTTGGGGGCGTGGCCCTGGCCGCCAGCAGCCTCGCCAACACGCTCGACCTGGGCACCACCACCTCGGAAAACGCGCTGAGCATTCTGTCGGCACTCAACATTGAGCTAACGGAGCTGGGCTTTGCCTTTCAGCGCAAGGTGACGGGCAGCGCCGTGGACGAGCCCGAACTGAAGCTGGTGGTGTCGGGCCTGTTTGCCACCATCAACACGCGCCTGAGTATCCAGTTGCCGGTGGACGGGGCGGCGGTGGCCAACCAGTGGTACCTCAACTTCACTTCGGACCCCGATAAGGCGCCGGCCATTTCCATCGGCAACATTCCGTTTCTGCCGGCCGGCATGAACCTGGCCAGCATGCTGCCCGCCTCGCTGGCGGGGCTGGCCAATTTTGGGCTGTTGCGCCTGGGGCTGATTTTCGACGCCAAGCTGAAAACCATCACCTGGCTGACGGTGGAAGTGGGCGTGACGCAGTGGCAGATTACCAGCGGCTTCACCATCGAGCGGGTGGCGGTGCAATTGGTGGTCATCAACCCCTTCGGCAGCACCGACCGGGTGGTGTCGCCGGCCATCATGGGCCGGTTCGCGTTCGACGACACGGGCGTGAACTACCTCAGCGTGCTGCTCGCGCCCCAGGGGCCGTACTGGGAAATCCTGCTCAACGCCAACTTCGAGCTCACGGGGCTGTCGTCGGTGGCGAAGCTGCCGGGTGGTATCGACGTAAAATCCCTGGCCTTGCCGGCCGATTTCGATTCTCCGACGGCCGTCATCGAGCTCAACACCTTCCGCATTCTGTTCGACCCCAAGGCCGCCAAGCTGCAGTCGCTGACGCTGGACGTGGATGTAGACTTTACCTGGTGGCTCTGGGACGACAAGATTGGGCTGGCCAACCCGGCCGTGTTCATCAATAAGGAGCCGGAAGGCACCGTGGGCAGCATTCACGGCAGCGTGATAATAGGGCCGGTGTGGTTTCTGCTCTCGGCCGAGAAAACGGACGACGCCTGGGTGCTGAGTGGCGGCGTGGCCCCCGACATGCCCGTAAAAATCGTCGACCTCATTGAGTTTCTGGGCCTGGGCGTGCCCCAGGGCTGGGACCTGACGGTGCAGGAACTGAACCTGACGGTGAGCATCGACAGCGCAACCAGCCTGAAAACCTTTGCCTTCCGCATGGTGCTGAGCAAGGTGCTGGAAATTCCGGAACTGAACTTTTCCATCGACGAAGCCCGCCTGTCGCTGCTCAAAACCCCGACCCTGACCAGTGGCGCCATCGGCGGGCGGGCCAATGTGTTTGGGCTCGACATTGATGCCGAGTACACCTTCGGCGACCCCAAGGACCCCAACGACGGCGTGCTCACCTTCAAGCTGTGGGGCGGCACGGGCAGCATGAAGCTGAAAACGCCCTACGTGCTGACGGTGACCATTCCGGCCAACCTGTCGCTGGGCCAGCTGCTCACCTTCCTCATCAACGCGGTGCGGCCGGGCGAAGACATCACCCTGCCCGACCCCTGGAGCGTGCTCAACCAGATTAAGCTGGGCAGCTTCGGCTTTAAGATTGACTTCACCAACAAGACGGTGAGCGCCACGCTGGGCCTCGACGTGAACCTGGGCTTTGTGGCCATCCAAGAAGTGGCCCTCACCTACAGCCTGACCACCAAGGAAGTGTCGTTTGGCATCAGCAAGGGCTCGTTTTTGGGCGGTGCGGCGCCGCTGCCCAAGCCCTGGAACGCCGCCGACCCCAGCCAGGCGCCGGCCGTGCCGGGCCAGGGCAGCAAGGTGTTCGACCTGCAGTTTCTGGGCATGGGGCAGCACGTGCTGCCGGTGGGCGGCCCCAATACCAAGTCGGTGGCCGATGCCATTGCGCAGCTGCGGGCCGCCTTCAAGCCCGACGGGCAGAAAGTGCCGCCGCTGCCCACCACGCTCGAATTCAGCGCGGGCACCAACTGGCTCATTGGCACGCAGTTCACGGTGGTGCAGATGGTGGACCTCAGCATCGTGTTCTACGACCCGCAGCTGTACGGGCTGCTGCTGAGCGTGACGGGCGGCAACTTCAAAAACCTCAAGTTTGAGGTGCTCTACAAAAAGGTGAGCGACACGGTGGGCGTGTACCAGATAAACCTGGTGCTGCCCGATTTCATCCGCAACCTCGATTTTGGGTACGTGTCGGTCACGCTGCCCGGACTCAAGCTCTGGATTTACACCGATGGTGGCTTCAAGGTCGACCTCGGCTTTCCGGCCGACAACGACTTTTCGCAGTCGTTTGCCATTCAGGCGCTGCCGTTTACGGGGGCGGGCGGCTTCTACTTCGGGGTGCTGCAGAGCGAATCGGGCCAGCACGTGCCCGTGAGCAGCTGCGGCACGTTCAGCCCGGTCATCATTTTCGGGCTGGGCCTGCGCCTGGGCATCGGCAAGAGCATCGACAAGGGCATTCTGAAAGCCGGCCTCAGCCTCACGGTGCAGGGCATTCTGGAAGGCACGCTGGCGTTCTACAACCCGTATTCGTCGGTGAACCCGGCGCTGCTCACCGCTGGCGCCTGCCCCGCGGCCCAGCCCAACGAGCTGTATTACTACGTGACCGGCAACGTGGCCATCGTGGGCACGGTGTACGGCTCCATCGATTTTGCCATCATCTCGGCCTCGCTCAACATCACCGTCACCATCGGAGTGCGGCTGGTGGTGGAAACGGCCAAGGCCCTGCTGGTCACGTTTTACGCCGGCGTGTCGGTGGCGCTGGAAGTGAGCATCAACCTCGGGTTTTTCAGCATCAAAATCAGTTTCTCTTTCAAAACCACCATCAGCGAGTCGTTCCGCATCGGGTCGGACAATCCGAACCCGTTCTGGGGCAAGTCCAGCAGCCGCTTTGGCGCGCTGCGGCCCAAGACCACGCTGCTCACGCGCCTCGACGCGCCTTCGCACGACTACACCTTGCCAATTCCCATCATGAACTGGCAGGCGCCCTCCACCCTGCCCGCCGAACAGCTCGACCTGTTTTTCGTGCCCCAATACACCGTGGCGGGCCTCGAAAGCGAGGGCTACACCACCAAGCACCCGCAGTGCGTGGCCATGCTGTTTGTGAAAAACTACTTGGGCCCGGCCGACCCGGGCGGCGCCAAAACGTCGTTCACCAAGCTCGCGCGCGGCGTGCTGACGTGGGTGTTCCAAGCCTACTTCAGCGAAAAGCCCGGCCACGACCCCGACATCCTTCAGCAGCTGGTGACGCTGGAAAACCTGCAGGAAATCGGCAATTATTTCGCCCAAACCAGCGCCAGCGGGGCCCCGGAAGCTCCCTTCGGCTACGCCGACGTGCAGTACTTCCTGAAAACCTACGCCCCGCTGGTGCTGAGCCCCCCGCCCGGCGCGGGCGCCGCGGAGGAGGGCCTGGTCACGGTGTTCCCCATGATTCCGCTGCTGAAGCTGGTTTCCGACGACTACAGCGTGGATTTCGGCACCGGTCCCTTACTGGCCGACCAGGCCTACCTCGAAGGCATTCGGGCGTATTTCCGGGAGCTGGCCGTGCAGTTTGAGAACGAGGCCGAACAGCCGGACACGGGCGCCACAGCGCTTAACGAGGACCAGCAAACGCTGGCCACGTTCATGTTTACCGACTACTTTGCCTTGCTGGCGAAGCAGCTGGTGCAGTACGCGGAAGACGATTTCCGCAACGCGGCCGTGGTGGTGAAGGCCGGCGACAGCCTGGCCAGTTTGGCCCGCGAGTATGCCCACTACGGCCTCGACACGGCGGAGCTGGCGTATGCCAACCGCCTGCGCCCGCTGCAAACCGGCCGCCACCTGACCATTCGCGGGGCGCGCCACCTGGTGCAGCACGGCGAGCAGCTGGCCGACATCTACGGCCGGTTTGAGGGCCTGCACGCCAGTGCCGCTCTGGGCCAGGCCGAGCCGCTGCCGGCTGGCAGCACCATCACGCTGCCCCCGTTCCAGCACCGGGTGGCCGCGGGCGGGCCCGCCACGCTGCTGCACGTAGCCCGCGCCTACGAGCTGCCAGTGGAGCAGCTGGCCCGCGACAACGCCGACGTGGCGGACTTGTTCATTGCCGGCCGGCGCCTGGTGTTCCCGATGGCCGAGCAAATGACGGTGACCGAAATCCTCGACCGCCTCGAAACCGGCCAGCGCTACGAGCACCTCTCGGGCCTTGCTTCGCGGGTGATGCTGAGCGGCCTGCGGCCCGAGTCGCCGGTCGACAGCCCCTTCAAAGGGGCGCGCGCCAGCCTGTTTGAGCTCAGCGGCCAGCAATTCGACGCTACGAAGCTGAAACTGAACGAGGTGGTGCAGGTGCAGCCCGCCAGCGGCCAAGCCATCGACTGGATAACGTTTGAAAACCCCGGCACCGAAGAAGCGCCGCCCAGCACCGGCGTGCCCGTGAGCAACGACCTGCTGCAGCTCATCCTGGACCTGGGCAGCAGCGCCTTCGACCCGGCGGCCACCTTCGAAAACCCGGCCGAGTACCGCATTCAGCAGAAGCGCTTTGCGCTCTCGACCAGCGTGGCTTGGAGCCACCCCGATGCACCGCCGCACCGCCTGGGCCACCGGGCCGCCCCCGCCGCCAGCACCCCCAGCTACCTCTGGAGCTTCCCCGACAACCTGCAGCAGTTTCTGTACCGCTACGCGGCCCTGGCGCCGGGCCTGCGCCTCTACGAGCAGCACCAGGAAAACCTGAACGTGCAGTCGGACCCGCAGCCGTTGAGCCCGGCGGCCCTGGGCACGCTGCTGAACCTGACCGTGGGCTTGATTCCGGCGCAGGGCGCCACGAGCGCCTACACCTACGCCCTGCAAGGCGTGGACGAAGCCGGCACCCGCCAGCTGCAGTACCTGCTCAACTACCTCAAGGCGGGCACCGCGCAGGAGTTGGTCATCGATACCATTCAGGTGCTCTACGCCACGCCCAAGGCCAACAGCAGCACGGTGGTGCCGCCGGGCATGATGTCGGACGGCGTGGCCAACACGGAGCTGTTTCTGCTCCAAACCAACCTGTCCACCATTTCGCACCCCTCGACGCGGGCCGGCCTGGCGCAGAGCGCCGCCACCAACCTGCTGGGCATGGACGCCTACCGCTTCCTCGAATTGCTCTGGGAATGCAGCATCGTGCGCTCGGGCGGCTATTATTTCTACTACCGTAACACCCAGGCCGGCACCGGCCTGCCCGATTACCTGTTCAACAAAACCACCACGGCGCAGCTCTCGCTGCTCATCACCTACAAGCCCGCCGTGGTGCCGCAGCCGCTGGCCGATACCGCTTTCCCGGCGCCCGACTTCCTAAACTGCTTGGTGCTGGAGCAGCCGGTGGACGTGTCCGACACGGTGCTATACCTGGAAACCCTGAGCCCAGAAGCAGTCACGCCTAGCGCTTTTGACCCCATTTTCCAGGAGAAAGTGGCCACGGTGCTGCCGGGCACGCTGGCGCTACAGTTGCTGCGGCCTAACCCCAATGCCCTGCTCTATCACCAGTTGAGCGGCACGCAGCCGGTGCTCAAGCAGCTGCAGGAGCTGTTCAATCTGCTCGAATACAACATTGCCGGGCCGGCGGCCGACTTCGCGGCCACGCGGCCGGCCCTGCCGCTGGGCCCCACCCGCGACGAGCAGCCCGACCCCAACCCCGACGCCAGCTTGCTGGTGCCGCAGGACGTGCCCGCCGATTGGCGCTACCACGCCGTGGTGCCCGCCTATCCGTTTGCGAAAGCCAGCGTGAGCCCGCCCGCCGGCCTCACGGCCAAGGACCCCTACGGCGGCACCGGCAAAACCGTGCGGCTGGATTTTAACATGCTCGACATGTTTGGCAACCGGCTCGACCACCAGGCCCCCACCCTGCCGGAATCCGCCGGCTGGCCCGTGCTGGAACGCCCGCTGCGCTACACCGACAACCTGATTTCGCTGGCCGGGCTGCCCAACCTGGCCGCGGCCTACCGCATCGAGCCCGGCTTGGACGGGGCCCCCGCCAAGCTGCGCCTGGCCCTGACCTTCTACGCCAGCCGCTACGCCGACGCCAACCTGAACGGCAAAAATCAGAAGGCCCTCAGCGACCTGGAAGTGTACAAAACGGCGTTTTTCCAATGGTCGCAGCCCGATGTGGTTTTTGCGCTAAGCTGTTCGCTGCAGCAAGGTGCGCTGGTGCCCGATGCGCCGGCCGGGCCGGTGCTCACGGCGTTCCTGGGCAACATCTGGCTGCTGTTGCATGAGCTGGTGAAGGAACCAGATAGCCTCCTCGCACCCGACAACCTGACGGCCAGCCTGAGCGCCGACGTGGCTGCCAACAACCCGCTGGATGTTTTCCCGCTGACGGTGGAGCTGGCCGTGGCCCGCACCGCTAACATCGACCCGCAATTTGCCCAAGTGGCGGCCGTGGCGCGGGCCGCGAGCGCCGTGCCGCCCGACATCGACCACGCCAGCACCGAGGGCGAGCTGCCGCCCATCCGCCGCTTTGCCACCGAGCTGGAAAAAGCCTTCCCCGGCTTGAAAGCCGGCACCGGCCTGCCCGCCCAGCCGGAGCAGGTGAAACCCGCGCACCTGCCGCTGCCCGAAGGCGAGGAGCCCAAAGCCCGCCCCGCCGACATTTGGCTGGTGCGCGTGGCGGCCACGGCCAGCGCGCCGGGCCTCTACTTCCAGCTGGCGGCGGGTGCGCCCAACTACTTTGCCCCCAAGCCGCTGTCCGTCACGCTGCTGTCGCGGCCCGACCAGCGCCACCCGAACCCGGTAAGGATTTATCCTTACGCCACGGGCACGGGCATCAATAAGGGCCTGTACACCACTCAGCACTTCAGCGGGGTCGACATCGAGAACATGGCCCAGCAGTTTCTGGCGGCGCTGGATTTGGTGCTGACCTCCAGCTTCAGCGTGCCGGCCTGGATTGTGGACCAGGAAGGCGGCAGCGCGGCCGGGCATCCCTTCCAGCAGCTGCTCGACGCCAAGCGCCGCATTGCCAAAGCCATTGCCAACACCGTGACCAGCGTGCTGACGCCGGTGCTGCTGCCCGGCTCGCCGGAGCAGGTGCAGGCCGCCGAGCAGTTTGAGCAGCAGCTGCTCATCCAGCTGTCGAGCGCCTATACCATTCAGACCATCATCCAGAGCCCGGTGGCGGTGCAGTCGCCCTATGCCCCCGACCAGGCCCCGCAACTCTTTGGTAAAGCCGTGGACGCCGGCGGCGGGGCTGCCAACGCCAGCCAGCCCGACTACGCTTTCTCGGCCTCCAAAGTGGCCCTGCCCAACACCGGCAGCTCCTACCTCACCTGGATGTTCGACACCACGCGCCTGGGCGAGTTCAGCAGCCTGCGCATTGCGCTGGACTACGAAATCACGGCCTTGGAGCACGATTTCACCTCGGTGGCGGGCATCGACAACTACCGCGGCTCGTCCTGGATTTCGTTCATCAACCCCTTCGTGGTGGCGGGCAACACGGCTTCGGCACCGCTGTTCGACCTGGACATTCCGGTGCCGCTGCGCGCGTATCCGCCGGCGCCCTCGCTCACGGGGCAGGACTTTGCCGCCGCCGTGCCGCAGTTTGGGCAGCAGCCCGACCCAAAGCCGCTCACGCTGGAAGACGCCGAGCAGTGGAGCTACCTCTTCGACTACAACTTCAATGCGGCCAGCCAGGACATTGTGTACGCCAACCTGCAGCTGAACTACCGCGACCCCGGCGCGCTGTTCCGCACCGCGCAGGACGACGTGCCCGATTTGCTCGAAGCCCTGTTGCAGTTCAACGCCGTGTACCCGGCCATTGCGGCCGATTTGAACCAGTACCTGGCCGGACCGGAAATTGACCCAACCAACGCCCTGCCGGCCCTGCAAGCCTTCGCTTGGCTGGCCGGCCGGGCGGCCAACGCCTGGGGCCTGTGGCACGAAAACGAGCAGCGCCTGCGCAGCCGCCTGCAGGCCCTGCCAAAGTCGGAGTTAAACTACCGCATCTCGCAATACGAAAACCAGCAGAAGGCTTTGGAAGTGAAGCTGGAGGACATCACCACGCCGGCCGACAGGCCCAACAGCCCGGCGCCCAAAACGTATGCCCTGCCCGCCATCGGCATCGCCGGCTACACCGCGGCCCCGGTAGAAAAAGACGGAGCTAAATTCTTCACCTACACCGCCACCGAACCGCCGCACGCGCCGCTGCTCTGGAACCAGCGCAACTCGGTGCCCCAGCGCCGCGTGACGCTGCCCGGCCTGCATATTCTGGCCGAAGAAACGGCCTGGTCGGGCATTTACGTGACGCGTAACGAGTGCCTGCAGAAAGACCCCGGCGGCAACTGCCTGGGCAATACCAATCCCGATTTCATCTACCGCACCCCCATTGTGCGCTTCGTGAACGTGCAGGTGCCGCTGCTCGACCCGGCCGGCGAAATCGCGCTCACGTCGCTGGTGACGCCGGCCGGGCAATACCCCCTGAGCACCTACCTGGCCGCTTTTTTCGGGCAGCTGCCGGCCGAGCGGAGCATCAAAATGGATGCCTCCTATACCTACCCCCTCACCGAGGACGGCCTGCCTACCGACGACCCGCTCACGGTGACCGTGCCGGTGCTGCTGTTCCCGCCCTACCTCTTCAAAGGCGCGCCCGACTGCGACCCGGCCAAACCCAACTCACTCACGGCGCAGCTGGCGGCAGCCATCAATGCCTGGGTAAGCCAGCAGGTGCCCGCCCCGCGGCAAAAGCTAGGCAAGCTGGTGTTCAGCTTCGAGCTGTTTTCCAGTCAGAGCGAAGCCAAGCTGCCCATCCTGCGCCTACGGCAGCTCACGCTGCCCCTGGCCGCCATCACCTTCCCCTCCTGA
- the smpB gene encoding SsrA-binding protein SmpB translates to MAKDDKPVIINIKNRRASHEYTFLAKYDAGVMLQGTEIKSIREGNVNLTDGYCTFDHKGDLWIHSIRIAPYSLGTYNNHDAMRARKLLLNKRELKQLAGKKTDQGLTIIPLRLFVTDRGFAKIEIALAQGKKLFDKRNDLKEKAQKRDMERM, encoded by the coding sequence ATGGCCAAAGACGATAAACCTGTCATCATCAACATCAAGAACCGCCGCGCCAGCCACGAATACACCTTCTTGGCCAAGTACGACGCGGGCGTGATGCTGCAAGGCACCGAGATAAAAAGCATCCGCGAAGGCAACGTGAACCTGACCGACGGCTACTGCACCTTCGACCACAAAGGAGACCTTTGGATTCACAGCATTCGCATCGCGCCATATTCCTTAGGTACTTACAACAACCACGACGCCATGCGCGCCCGCAAACTGCTGCTCAACAAGCGCGAGCTGAAGCAGCTGGCCGGCAAGAAAACCGACCAGGGCCTGACCATCATTCCCCTGCGCCTGTTCGTGACGGACCGCGGCTTTGCCAAAATCGAAATTGCCCTCGCCCAGGGCAAAAAGCTATTTGATAAGCGCAACGACCTCAAAGAGAAAGCCCAAAAGCGCGACATGGAACGCATGTAA
- a CDS encoding C40 family peptidase, whose protein sequence is MNPGICALSAVPVRAEPNDRAELVTQLLFGECYQILVTQGSWLQIQLAADDYVGWMDFKQHTPVSPEYYAAWCAQDHPRALDVVQAVSDATTKIPLTLGCRLPFFDGMNVRIGERNYFFNGTATNPTAAPDPARQAALLRKTALMYLKAPYVWGGKSVFGLDCSGLCQQLYGLVGIQLPRDARQQIDHGRQVHFVTQARPGDLAFFDNAEGRIVHVGMVLDEGQILHAHGEVRIDPLDHNGIFNRDRQKYSHKLRLIKRLLPE, encoded by the coding sequence TTGAATCCCGGCATCTGCGCCTTGAGCGCCGTCCCCGTCCGCGCCGAGCCCAACGACCGGGCCGAACTCGTTACCCAGCTGCTGTTTGGCGAGTGCTACCAGATTTTGGTCACGCAGGGAAGCTGGCTGCAAATCCAGCTGGCAGCCGACGATTATGTGGGCTGGATGGATTTCAAGCAGCACACACCCGTGTCGCCCGAGTACTACGCCGCCTGGTGCGCCCAGGACCACCCCCGCGCCCTCGACGTGGTGCAGGCCGTGAGCGACGCCACCACCAAGATTCCGCTCACGCTGGGCTGCCGGCTGCCGTTTTTCGACGGCATGAACGTGCGCATTGGCGAGCGCAACTATTTCTTCAACGGCACGGCCACCAACCCCACCGCCGCGCCCGACCCAGCCCGCCAAGCCGCCCTGTTGCGCAAAACGGCCCTCATGTACCTGAAAGCGCCCTACGTGTGGGGCGGCAAAAGCGTCTTCGGCCTCGACTGCTCCGGCCTGTGCCAGCAGCTCTACGGCCTGGTGGGCATCCAGCTCCCGCGCGACGCCCGCCAGCAGATTGACCACGGTCGCCAGGTGCACTTCGTGACGCAGGCCCGCCCCGGCGACCTCGCCTTTTTCGACAACGCCGAAGGCCGCATCGTGCACGTGGGCATGGTGCTCGACGAAGGCCAGATTCTGCACGCGCACGGCGAAGTCCGCATCGACCCGCTCGACCACAACGGCATCTTTAACCGCGACCGGCAGAAGTATTCGCACAAGCTGCGCCTCATCAAGCGCCTGCTGCCGGAGTAG
- a CDS encoding HNH endonuclease — translation MDQKVLVLNGDYTAITLCSVQKAFVLLFLDKAEMVAKSDHGTLRTISQSFPKPSIIRLQRYVRVPYKGIALSRHNIFKRDHFECQYCGSTKNLTLDHVVPRSRGGESSWTNLLTACARCNHAKGHHTPNEAGLTIRQQPKKPTLAGFLKLSAGTIDQTWHAYLN, via the coding sequence ATGGACCAAAAAGTGTTAGTGCTGAATGGCGACTATACCGCCATTACCCTGTGCAGCGTACAGAAAGCGTTTGTGCTCCTGTTTCTCGACAAGGCGGAGATGGTGGCCAAGTCGGACCACGGCACCCTGCGCACCATTTCGCAGTCGTTCCCCAAGCCCAGCATCATTCGCTTGCAGCGCTACGTGCGCGTGCCCTACAAAGGCATTGCCCTCAGCCGCCACAACATCTTCAAGCGCGACCATTTTGAGTGCCAGTACTGCGGCTCGACCAAAAACCTGACGCTCGACCACGTGGTGCCGCGCTCCCGCGGCGGCGAATCGTCGTGGACCAACCTGCTCACGGCCTGCGCCCGCTGCAACCACGCCAAAGGCCACCACACGCCCAACGAGGCCGGTTTGACCATCCGGCAGCAGCCCAAAAAGCCCACGCTGGCCGGCTTTCTCAAGCTCTCGGCGGGCACCATCGACCAAACTTGGCACGCGTACCTGAATTAA